The following coding sequences lie in one Vibrio toranzoniae genomic window:
- a CDS encoding helix-turn-helix domain-containing protein, protein MAIIINLDVMLAKRKMRSNELAKLIGITEQNLSVLKNGRAKAVKLATLEAICTHLNCQPGDILEYVPNSQEDSPS, encoded by the coding sequence ATGGCAATTATAATCAATCTGGATGTCATGTTGGCAAAGCGGAAGATGCGATCAAACGAGTTAGCCAAGCTCATTGGTATTACTGAACAAAACTTATCCGTTCTCAAAAATGGGCGAGCAAAGGCGGTCAAACTAGCGACGCTGGAAGCTATATGTACTCATCTAAATTGTCAGCCGGGAGACATTTTAGAATATGTACCGAATAGCCAAGAGGATTCACCATCGTGA